The proteins below come from a single Beutenbergia cavernae DSM 12333 genomic window:
- a CDS encoding zinc-dependent metalloprotease: MQPEDAIDGDAGRAAIDWDAAARRAARVVRAGPPIDRPGLDALVSSLREAAADAPAYVAEVTRLPDAARAVESGTVLVLDRPRWAASAVDTFRTLTDGLLPATKMPGGATLAGEQVGLLLALLATRVLGQYDPYARPASAERPGRLVLVAPNVLHVQRQLGADPQDFHLWVCLHEQTHAVQFAAAPWLADHLAEQIREIVGALADVPAQGRRLGDLLRGVRRVLEGPGESDDDDAPSSATPSLLEAVLEQPEQERMDHVLATMSLLEGHADVVMDAVGPRVIPSVATIRASFEKRRDTRGTDLLIRRLLGMDAKLLQYRQGAAFVRGVLDRVGHDGLAAVWATPDHLPTPAEILAPEAWVARVHG, translated from the coding sequence ATGCAGCCCGAGGACGCGATCGACGGGGACGCTGGCCGAGCCGCGATCGACTGGGACGCCGCGGCGCGTCGCGCGGCACGCGTCGTCCGCGCCGGACCCCCGATCGACCGGCCCGGCCTCGACGCGCTGGTCAGCTCGCTGCGGGAGGCCGCAGCCGACGCGCCCGCGTACGTCGCCGAGGTGACCCGCCTCCCGGACGCGGCGCGCGCCGTCGAGTCCGGCACCGTGCTCGTCCTGGACCGCCCGCGCTGGGCGGCCTCCGCCGTCGACACGTTCCGCACGCTCACCGACGGGCTCCTCCCGGCGACGAAGATGCCCGGTGGCGCGACGCTCGCGGGGGAGCAGGTCGGCCTGCTGCTCGCCCTGCTCGCCACGCGCGTGCTCGGCCAGTACGACCCGTACGCACGGCCGGCGTCGGCGGAGCGCCCCGGCCGCCTCGTGCTCGTCGCCCCGAACGTGCTGCACGTCCAGCGCCAGCTCGGCGCCGACCCGCAGGACTTCCACCTCTGGGTGTGCCTGCACGAACAGACGCACGCGGTCCAGTTCGCGGCGGCGCCGTGGCTGGCCGACCATCTCGCCGAGCAGATCCGCGAGATCGTGGGCGCGCTCGCGGACGTGCCGGCCCAGGGCCGCCGCCTTGGCGACCTCCTGCGCGGCGTGCGGCGCGTGCTCGAAGGTCCCGGTGAGTCCGACGACGACGACGCCCCGTCGTCAGCGACGCCGTCGCTCCTCGAGGCGGTGCTCGAGCAGCCGGAGCAGGAGCGGATGGACCACGTGCTGGCCACGATGTCGCTGCTCGAGGGGCACGCGGACGTCGTCATGGACGCCGTGGGGCCGCGCGTGATCCCGAGCGTGGCGACGATCCGGGCGTCGTTCGAGAAGCGGCGCGACACACGCGGCACCGACCTGCTGATCCGGCGTCTGCTCGGCATGGACGCGAAGCTCCTGCAGTACCGGCAGGGGGCGGCGTTCGTGCGCGGCGTGCTGGACCGGGTCGGCCACGACGGGCTCGCCGCCGTCTGGGCCACGCCCGACCACCTGCCGACTCCCGCGGAGATCCTCGCCCCCGAGGCGTGGGTCGCGCGCGTGCACGGCTGA
- the hpt gene encoding hypoxanthine phosphoribosyltransferase, giving the protein MGADLEHVLLTPDQIAERLDAMAAQIDEDYAGRELLLVGVLKGAVMVMADLSRRLHTPVTMDWMAVSSYGSGTKSSGVVRILKDLDTDLLGRDVLVVEDIVDSGLTLSWLVANLRSRKPASVEVAALLRKPESAKVDVDLAYVGFDIPSEFVVGYGLDYAERYRTLPFVGTLAKHVYTS; this is encoded by the coding sequence ATGGGCGCCGACCTCGAGCACGTCCTGCTCACCCCTGACCAGATCGCGGAGCGGCTCGACGCCATGGCCGCGCAGATCGACGAGGACTACGCCGGCCGGGAGCTGCTGCTCGTCGGGGTCCTCAAGGGCGCCGTCATGGTCATGGCCGACCTGTCGCGGCGGCTCCACACCCCGGTGACGATGGACTGGATGGCCGTCTCGTCGTACGGGTCGGGCACGAAGTCGTCCGGCGTCGTGCGCATCCTCAAGGACCTCGACACGGACCTGCTCGGCCGTGACGTGCTCGTGGTCGAGGACATCGTGGACTCGGGGCTGACGCTGTCCTGGCTCGTGGCGAACCTGCGCAGCCGCAAGCCGGCGTCCGTCGAGGTCGCCGCCCTGCTGCGCAAGCCGGAGTCCGCGAAGGTCGACGTCGACCTGGCGTACGTCGGGTTCGACATCCCGTCGGAGTTCGTGGTCGGGTACGGCCTCGACTACGCGGAGCGCTACCGGACGCTGCCGTTCGTCGGAACGCTCGCGAAGCACGTCTACACGTCCTGA
- the dacB gene encoding D-alanyl-D-alanine carboxypeptidase/D-alanyl-D-alanine endopeptidase, translated as MRTRTRLVVAGLAVVVVGGYAVADAADVVPGVLTTVPPWPEAEPFPTVTLPAEPVRPLVLPDLDPDAPIPDPAALEPGVAALRGDDAVGSPPGVVVADVATGEVLVSADAETGRAPASTLKLLTATAAVSALDLSSRIPTTLVQDGADHLVLVGHGDMALAAGAGDPDATIGRAGLADLAAEAASVLQAAGTTSVSLAVDDSLFTGPEYAPGWEPVDFTQGWVAPVSALAVEVGHIDGRLQRDTDPAMGAANAFAAALEDAGVEVRGAPVRGRAGDGVQEVARVESATIRELVEHTLQLSDNTLSEVLGRLVALEHGQEASFEGATRAIIAELAATGLDTGGTVLVDCSGLSSRSRVAPRLLSDLVLAITRPDTPGLLAAASAMPIAGLEGTLADRYSSEAAGLVRAKTGTLAVVVSLAGNVVTADGRQLAFVVMADGVPRAGTFAARVAIDEWVSSLAACGCT; from the coding sequence ATGCGCACCCGGACCCGGCTCGTCGTGGCGGGTCTCGCCGTCGTCGTCGTGGGCGGCTACGCCGTCGCTGACGCGGCCGACGTCGTCCCGGGCGTGCTGACCACCGTCCCGCCGTGGCCGGAGGCCGAACCGTTCCCCACGGTGACGCTCCCGGCGGAGCCGGTGCGCCCGCTCGTGCTGCCGGACCTGGACCCCGACGCGCCGATACCGGACCCGGCAGCGCTCGAGCCGGGCGTCGCGGCGCTCCGCGGCGACGACGCCGTCGGGTCACCTCCGGGAGTCGTCGTGGCCGACGTCGCCACGGGTGAGGTGCTGGTGAGCGCCGACGCGGAGACGGGCCGCGCCCCGGCGTCGACCCTCAAGCTGCTGACGGCGACGGCGGCCGTGAGCGCGCTCGACCTGTCCTCGCGCATCCCGACGACGCTCGTGCAGGACGGCGCTGACCACCTGGTGCTCGTGGGGCACGGCGACATGGCGCTCGCCGCCGGCGCCGGCGACCCGGACGCCACGATCGGCCGGGCCGGCCTCGCGGACCTCGCCGCGGAGGCGGCGAGCGTGCTGCAGGCAGCGGGCACGACGTCCGTGTCGCTGGCGGTCGACGACTCCCTGTTCACCGGACCGGAGTACGCGCCGGGCTGGGAGCCCGTGGACTTCACGCAGGGGTGGGTGGCGCCCGTCTCGGCCCTCGCCGTCGAGGTCGGGCACATCGACGGGCGCCTGCAGCGGGACACGGACCCGGCGATGGGTGCGGCGAACGCGTTCGCCGCCGCGCTCGAGGACGCCGGCGTCGAGGTCCGTGGCGCGCCGGTGCGGGGCCGCGCCGGCGACGGGGTCCAGGAGGTCGCCCGCGTGGAGTCGGCGACGATCCGCGAGCTCGTGGAGCACACCCTGCAGCTCTCGGACAACACGCTCAGCGAGGTGCTCGGACGTCTCGTGGCGCTGGAGCACGGCCAGGAGGCGAGCTTCGAGGGTGCGACCCGCGCCATCATCGCCGAGCTCGCGGCCACCGGCCTCGACACCGGCGGCACGGTGCTCGTGGACTGCTCCGGGCTGTCGTCCCGGAGCCGCGTCGCCCCACGGCTGCTCTCGGACCTGGTGCTGGCGATCACGCGCCCGGACACCCCGGGGCTGCTCGCGGCGGCGTCGGCGATGCCCATCGCCGGGCTCGAGGGCACGCTCGCGGACCGGTACTCCAGCGAGGCGGCGGGCCTGGTGCGGGCCAAGACCGGCACGCTCGCCGTCGTCGTCTCCCTCGCGGGGAACGTCGTGACGGCGGACGGCCGCCAGCTCGCGTTCGTGGTGATGGCCGACGGCGTCCCGCGCGCCGGCACGTTCGCGGCGCGGGTGGCGATCGACGAGTGGGTGTCGTCGCTCGCGGCGTGCGGCTGCACGTAG
- the tilS gene encoding tRNA lysidine(34) synthetase TilS has translation MSGPHPSVAAARNAVRALLAELEPARGVLVACSGGADSLALAAATAFVAPRAGRAAGAVVVDHALQAGSAEVAARAADQCRGLGLEARVVRVDVDIALGGPEGAARAARYAALEAASREAGDAVVLLGHTLDDQAETVLLRLARGSGARSLAGMPRRRGVFARPFLHLERARLREVVDAVGLTPWEDPTNAVDGPARRADGGPLPRSAIRGRVLPALTEALGPGVPASLARSADLLREDADALDAFAADLLSTARGEDGSLDVEILAAAPPAVRRRALRRAALDAGSPAGDLAHVHVEALDALVTGYHGQAGVDLPGGRRAVRACGRLTL, from the coding sequence GTGAGCGGTCCGCACCCGTCGGTGGCGGCGGCGCGGAACGCCGTCCGGGCGCTGCTCGCGGAGCTCGAGCCGGCCAGGGGCGTGCTCGTCGCGTGCTCCGGCGGCGCGGACTCGCTGGCCCTGGCGGCGGCGACGGCGTTCGTCGCGCCGCGCGCCGGCCGCGCCGCCGGTGCCGTCGTCGTCGACCACGCGCTCCAGGCCGGCAGCGCCGAGGTCGCGGCGCGCGCCGCCGACCAGTGCCGCGGGCTGGGGCTCGAGGCCCGCGTGGTCCGGGTGGACGTCGACATCGCGCTGGGCGGCCCCGAGGGTGCGGCCCGCGCCGCCCGGTACGCGGCGCTGGAGGCGGCCTCCCGCGAGGCGGGCGACGCCGTCGTCCTCCTCGGCCACACCCTCGACGACCAGGCCGAGACCGTCCTGCTGCGGCTCGCGCGCGGGTCCGGCGCACGGTCTCTCGCCGGCATGCCGCGCCGCCGCGGGGTGTTCGCCCGGCCCTTCCTCCACCTCGAGCGTGCCCGGCTCCGCGAGGTGGTCGACGCCGTCGGCCTCACCCCGTGGGAGGACCCGACGAACGCCGTCGACGGGCCGGCACGACGGGCCGACGGCGGCCCGCTGCCCCGGTCCGCGATCCGCGGCCGGGTGCTCCCCGCCCTGACCGAGGCGCTCGGGCCGGGCGTGCCGGCCTCCCTCGCGCGTTCGGCCGACCTGCTCCGCGAGGACGCCGACGCGCTCGACGCGTTCGCCGCCGACCTCCTGTCCACCGCGCGCGGCGAGGACGGGTCGCTCGACGTCGAGATCCTCGCCGCGGCGCCGCCCGCCGTCCGGCGCCGTGCGCTCCGCCGCGCCGCCCTCGACGCCGGGAGCCCGGCCGGCGACCTCGCGCACGTCCACGTCGAGGCGCTCGACGCGCTCGTGACCGGTTACCACGGCCAGGCCGGCGTAGACCTGCCGGGCGGTCGGCGGGCCGTGCGGGCCTGTGGCAGGCTGACGCTGTGA